Sequence from the Corallococcus sp. EGB genome:
GAGCCCGCGCGCCACGGGAGTCCAGCAGGCGCCGCTCCCGATCAACCCATGGAGCAGCATGACGGGAGGGCGGGCGCCTCCGGTCCGGAGGTAGTGGAGGTTGATGCCGTTCGCTTCGCAGACTCCACTCATCCAGGGCGTCATGCGCCTGTTCCTGCCTGCCCCGGCTCCGCAAGGGAAGCGCCATTTCGCGCAGCCGGGGCAGGCCCCGCTTCAGCCCGCCTTGCGGAGGCTCTTGGCTCCGGGCACCACGCGCAGCAGCTGCGGAGGCATCCGGTCCACGACCTGCTCCGTGAAGCGGGCGAAGATGCGGAAGAGGACCGGCAGCAGCACCAGCGTCAGCGCGCACGCGGAGATCGTTCCGGACACGATGACGATGGCCAGCGGCTTCTGCATCTCCGAGCCGATGCCGTTGCTCAAGCACGCCGGCACCAGGCCCAGCGCCGCCAGCGCCGCGGTCATCAGCACCGGACGCAGGCGTTCCCGGCTGCCGTGGAGGATGGCGTCATCCAGCGACTCGCCCGCCTCCCGGCGCTCCGCGATGGCGCTCATCACCAGCACGCCGTTGAGCGCCGCCTGGCCGATGAGCGCGATGAAGCCCACCGCCGCCGCCACGCTCAGCGGCATGCCCGCCCAGTACAGGCCGAACACGCCGCCCATCAGCGCGAAGGGCACGTTGAGCAGCGTCACCACCGCGCGGCCAAACGAGTTGAACGCCTTGAAGAGCAGCAGCAGCGTGAGCACCAGCGCCACCGGCAGCACCGTGAGGAGCCGGTCCATCGCGCGCTCCTTGCTTTCGAACTCGCCGCCCCACTCGACGCTCGTCCCGGCGGGGGGCGGGGCTTCCTTCTCCACCAGCGCCTGCGCGTCCTTCACGAAGGAGCCCAGGTCCCGGCCGCGCACGTTCATGCGCACGCCGATGTAGCGCCGGCCGTTCTCGCGGTTGATGGACGCGCGGCCGAAGCCCGTCTTCACCTGGGCCAGCTCGCTCAGCGGCACCAGCACGCCGCCCTCCACGGGCACGCGCAGGCGGGAGATCTTCTCCACGTCGTCGCGGCTGGACATGGGCAGGCGCATCACCACGTCGAAGCGGCGCTCGCCCTCCCAGAACTCGCTGAGCGGCCGGCCGCCCACCGCCGTCTGGAAGACGTGCTGGAAGTCGCCCAGCGACATGCCGTGGCGGGCCAGCGCCTTGCGGTCCGGCGTCACCTGGATGCTGGGGACCTCGCCGCTCTTCACGATGCCCAGGTCCGCGACGCCGTCCACCTTCGACAGCGTGCGCTTCACCTTCTGCGAGTACTCCTGGAGCACCTGGAGGTCGTCGCCGAAGAGCTTCACCGCGAGCTGGCCCTGCTGGCCGCTGATGCTCTCGTTCACGTTGTCGCCAATGGGCTGGCTGAAGCTCACCTCCATGCCCGGCACCTCGGACACGGACTTCTGGAGGACGTCCAACACGTCGTCCAGCTTGGGCGTGCTCTTGGGCCACTGCGCGGGCGGCTTGAGCTTCACGAAGAACTCCAGGTTGTTGGTGAGCTTCGCGTCCGTGCCGTCCTCCGGGCGGCCCAGCTGGCTGAGCACGCCGTCCACCTGCGGCGCCTGGCGCAGCAGGCTTTCGATGCGCGGCACCATCTTGCGGCCCTCCGACAGGGAGATGTTCGAGGGCATGGTGAAGGTCAGATAGAGGCTGCCTTCGTTGAGCGCCGGGAGGAACTCGCTGCCCATGCGCGGGATGAGCGCCCCCGCGAAGAGCAGGCCCGCCGTGCACAGCGCCACCACGATGCCCGGGTGCTTGAGGCTCCAGGTCAGCACGGGGCCGTAGGCCTTGTCCGCCGCGCGCAGCACCGGCGACTCCTTGTGCTTCACCGGCTTGCGGTAGACGAACGACGCCAGCACCGGGATGAGCGTGACGGAGAAGACGAGCGCGCCCAGCAGCGCCGCCACCACCGTGTTCGCCATGGGCGCGAAGATGCGGCCCTCCACCCGCTGGAGCATGAAGATGGGCAGGTACGCCGCGATGATGATGAGCAGCGAGAACACCGTGGGGCGCACCACCGCCTTCGTCGCGCGCTGGATGCGCTCCATCGGCGTCTCGCCCTCGTACTGGTGGCCGGACATGCGCGCCAGGATGCTCTCGATGATGACCACGCCGCCGTCCACGATGACGCCGAAGTCCACCGCGCCCATGGACAGCAGGTTGGCCGACATGCCGCGCATCTTCAGGTAGATGAACGACGCGAGCAGCGAGAGGGGAATCAGGACGCCCACGACGATGGCGGCCCGCAGGTCCAACAGGAAGATGAAGAGCACCAGCGTGACGAGCAGCGCGCCCTCCAGCAGGTTGTGGCCCACCGTGCGCAGCGTCGTGTTCACCAGGTCCGTGCGGTCGTAGAACGGGTCGATGCGCGCGTCGTCCGTCTGGAGGCGGCCGTTCACCGCCTCCACCGCGTCACGCACCCGGGCGAGCACGGTCGACGGGTTCTCTCCGCGGCGCATCAGCACGATGCCCTGCACCACGTCGCCGTCGCCGTCGCGGCTGACCACGCCCTGGCGGGGCGACCAGCCCTCGTTCACGTCCGCCACGTCCTTGAGGAACACGGGCGTGCCTTCATGCGTGGCCACGCGCACGTCGCGGATGTCGTCCAGCGTGTGGAAGAGGCCCTCGCTGCGGATGACGA
This genomic interval carries:
- a CDS encoding efflux RND transporter permease subunit, whose product is MFEKLVDFSLKNRAAVVFLTLLAAIWGYFCFRDLTVEAFPDPTDTQVNVITLYPGQPSEEVERQIGLPMERALNGIPGLTRLRNLSMFGLSFVTLSFNDNTDVLFARAQVLERLRDAELPEGITPSLGPLATPIGEIYRYTLKGAKGDPMKLRTLQDWVVRPSLLRVDGVADVVSYGGLLKEIHIQPDPARLAAFGLTLDTLEDALKEGSENASGGVLERGSEQFVIRSEGLFHTLDDIRDVRVATHEGTPVFLKDVADVNEGWSPRQGVVSRDGDGDVVQGIVLMRRGENPSTVLARVRDAVEAVNGRLQTDDARIDPFYDRTDLVNTTLRTVGHNLLEGALLVTLVLFIFLLDLRAAIVVGVLIPLSLLASFIYLKMRGMSANLLSMGAVDFGVIVDGGVVIIESILARMSGHQYEGETPMERIQRATKAVVRPTVFSLLIIIAAYLPIFMLQRVEGRIFAPMANTVVAALLGALVFSVTLIPVLASFVYRKPVKHKESPVLRAADKAYGPVLTWSLKHPGIVVALCTAGLLFAGALIPRMGSEFLPALNEGSLYLTFTMPSNISLSEGRKMVPRIESLLRQAPQVDGVLSQLGRPEDGTDAKLTNNLEFFVKLKPPAQWPKSTPKLDDVLDVLQKSVSEVPGMEVSFSQPIGDNVNESISGQQGQLAVKLFGDDLQVLQEYSQKVKRTLSKVDGVADLGIVKSGEVPSIQVTPDRKALARHGMSLGDFQHVFQTAVGGRPLSEFWEGERRFDVVMRLPMSSRDDVEKISRLRVPVEGGVLVPLSELAQVKTGFGRASINRENGRRYIGVRMNVRGRDLGSFVKDAQALVEKEAPPPAGTSVEWGGEFESKERAMDRLLTVLPVALVLTLLLLFKAFNSFGRAVVTLLNVPFALMGGVFGLYWAGMPLSVAAAVGFIALIGQAALNGVLVMSAIAERREAGESLDDAILHGSRERLRPVLMTAALAALGLVPACLSNGIGSEMQKPLAIVIVSGTISACALTLVLLPVLFRIFARFTEQVVDRMPPQLLRVVPGAKSLRKAG